A DNA window from Pseudomonas sp. GD03919 contains the following coding sequences:
- a CDS encoding DUF934 domain-containing protein: MNNLIRLVEGQACIVSDDPWQLDAEGDAPLILPLTAWRERQPAAVLEGRAMSADGLLLQVDDEPEALQPFLASLPLIAIDFPSFRDGRGYSQAYLLRTRLGWRGELRAVGDVLRDQLAHMRQCGFDAFAVRADKSLDDALKGLQGLSVLYGRSVIEPRPLFRRGRHKEESRS, translated from the coding sequence ATGAACAACCTGATTCGCCTGGTCGAGGGCCAGGCCTGCATCGTCAGTGATGATCCCTGGCAACTCGACGCTGAAGGGGACGCGCCGCTGATCCTGCCACTGACGGCCTGGCGCGAGCGGCAGCCTGCTGCGGTGCTGGAGGGCAGGGCGATGAGTGCCGACGGCCTGCTGTTGCAGGTGGATGACGAGCCGGAGGCGCTGCAGCCGTTTCTCGCCAGCCTGCCGCTGATCGCCATCGACTTCCCCAGCTTTCGCGATGGCCGTGGCTACAGCCAGGCCTACCTGCTGCGTACCCGACTGGGCTGGCGCGGTGAGTTGCGTGCGGTGGGCGATGTGCTGCGCGACCAGTTGGCGCACATGCGCCAGTGCGGCTTCGATGCCTTCGCCGTGCGCGCCGACAAATCGCTGGACGATGCACTCAAGGGCCTGCAAGGGCTCAGTGTGTTGTATGGTCGCTCGGTTATCGAGCCGCGCCCGCTGTTTCGTCGGGGACGCCATAAGGAGGAGTCGAGATCATGA
- a CDS encoding CidA/LrgA family protein has protein sequence MMVRGLFWLVLLQLFGVALNHWLLPMLPASIIGLLLLSVWLMWRGAVPEPLQQAAGGLLPYLPLLLAVPASGIMTSSDLLLGELPVIATALVLSLLVTVPFCGWLLQTLIRRQERKG, from the coding sequence ATGATGGTGCGTGGCCTGTTCTGGCTGGTATTGCTGCAGTTGTTTGGCGTGGCGCTCAATCACTGGCTGTTGCCGATGCTGCCGGCCTCGATCATTGGCCTGCTGCTGCTCTCGGTCTGGCTGATGTGGCGCGGCGCCGTGCCTGAGCCGCTGCAGCAGGCCGCCGGTGGTTTACTGCCGTATCTGCCGCTGCTGCTGGCCGTGCCGGCCTCGGGGATCATGACCAGCAGCGATTTGCTGCTCGGTGAGCTGCCGGTGATCGCCACGGCGCTGGTGCTGTCGCTGCTGGTTACCGTGCCCTTCTGCGGCTGGTTGCTGCAGACGCTGATCCGCCGTCAGGAGCGCAAGGGATGA
- a CDS encoding LrgB family protein: MTLLTHHPLFAIALTLAAFLIAAWLYRRSGWLLLQPVLVSVTLIVATLLLCGVDYATYRAGAEPVAWLLGPATVALAVPLQHNIKRIRQLFWPVMITLTAGGVLSVALTLAIGWALGADWSVVMSLAPKFVTMPIAMPVAEQIGGVASLAAVMVMLTGVIGTAMGPLLLRWAGVDHPAARGLSYGINAHAIGTAHALQEGEECGAFAALAMSLLGIGTALLLPLLLA, encoded by the coding sequence ATGACGCTGCTGACTCATCATCCGCTGTTCGCCATCGCCCTGACGCTGGCCGCTTTTCTGATCGCCGCCTGGCTCTATCGCCGCAGCGGCTGGCTGCTGCTGCAGCCGGTGCTGGTATCGGTAACGCTGATCGTCGCCACCTTGCTGCTGTGCGGGGTGGATTACGCCACCTACCGCGCCGGCGCCGAGCCCGTTGCCTGGCTGCTGGGGCCGGCCACCGTCGCCCTGGCGGTGCCGCTGCAGCACAACATCAAGCGCATCCGCCAGTTGTTCTGGCCGGTGATGATCACCCTCACGGCCGGCGGCGTGCTGTCGGTGGCGCTGACCCTGGCCATCGGCTGGGCGCTGGGCGCCGACTGGAGCGTGGTGATGAGCCTGGCGCCGAAGTTCGTGACCATGCCGATTGCCATGCCGGTGGCCGAGCAGATCGGCGGCGTCGCTTCGCTGGCGGCGGTGATGGTGATGCTCACCGGTGTGATTGGTACGGCCATGGGGCCGCTGCTGCTGCGCTGGGCGGGTGTCGATCACCCCGCGGCCCGTGGCCTGAGCTACGGCATCAATGCCCATGCCATCGGCACCGCGCATGCCTTGCAGGAAGGTGAGGAGTGCGGCGCCTTCGCCGCCCTGGCGATGAGCCTGCTGGGCATCGGCACCGCCTTGCTGCTGCCATTGTTGCTGGCCTGA
- a CDS encoding malate:quinone oxidoreductase: protein MKKILLTLLCLSVIGCSKPREPEKTVDVLLIGAGVMSATLGTYLHELQPDWSIEIYERLDQVAAESSNGWNNAGTGHSAFCELNYTPETADGGIDISKAIAINESFEISKQFWATQVEREVLSKPKSFINITPHMSFVWGDDNVEYLRKRHAALQHSNLFRGMEFTEDHTQIAQWVPLVMQGRDPQQKVAATRMAIGTDVNFGEITRQLIDSLIGKEQASLHLEHEVRDLKRNDDGTWRVIVADLAKDGAEQSINARFVFIGAGGGALKLLQKSGIEEAKGYAGFPVGGQFLMTRNQDVVAQHLAKVYGKASVGSPPMSVPHLDTRVIDGENVLLFGPFATFSTKYLKNGSLLDMFSSMTTDNFMPMVNAGMDNWSLSTYLMGQLMLSQEDRMASLREYFPQAQDADWELINAGQRVQIIKKDAEKGGVLQFGTEVVTAADGSISALLGASPGASTAAPIMLHLIEKAFADKVATPEWQERLREIIPSYGQKLNDDLALTNRIRQWSSERLELQHIEVAPDVEMAAEPEPAAVTL from the coding sequence ATGAAAAAAATCCTGCTGACGCTGCTTTGTCTCAGCGTGATCGGTTGCTCCAAGCCCCGCGAGCCCGAGAAAACCGTCGACGTGCTGCTGATCGGCGCTGGCGTGATGAGCGCCACCCTCGGCACCTACCTCCACGAGCTGCAGCCGGACTGGAGCATCGAAATCTACGAGCGCCTCGACCAGGTAGCCGCCGAAAGCTCCAATGGCTGGAACAATGCCGGCACCGGCCACTCGGCCTTCTGCGAGCTGAACTACACCCCGGAAACCGCCGACGGTGGCATCGACATCAGCAAGGCGATCGCGATCAACGAGTCGTTCGAGATCTCCAAGCAGTTCTGGGCCACCCAGGTCGAGCGCGAGGTGCTGAGCAAGCCCAAGAGCTTCATCAACATCACCCCGCACATGAGCTTCGTCTGGGGCGACGACAACGTCGAATACCTGCGCAAGCGCCATGCTGCGCTGCAGCACAGCAACCTGTTCCGCGGCATGGAGTTCACCGAGGACCACACGCAGATCGCCCAGTGGGTACCGCTGGTCATGCAAGGTCGTGATCCGCAGCAGAAGGTCGCCGCCACCCGCATGGCCATCGGCACCGACGTCAACTTCGGCGAGATCACCCGTCAATTGATCGACTCGCTGATCGGCAAGGAGCAGGCCAGCCTGCACCTGGAACACGAAGTTCGCGACCTCAAGCGCAACGATGACGGCACCTGGCGGGTGATCGTCGCCGACCTGGCCAAGGACGGCGCCGAGCAGAGCATCAACGCGCGCTTCGTCTTCATCGGCGCTGGTGGTGGCGCGCTCAAGCTGTTGCAGAAATCCGGTATCGAAGAAGCCAAGGGCTACGCCGGCTTCCCGGTCGGTGGCCAGTTCCTCATGACCCGCAACCAAGACGTGGTTGCCCAGCACCTGGCCAAGGTCTACGGCAAGGCGTCGGTCGGCTCGCCGCCCATGTCCGTGCCGCACCTGGACACTCGCGTGATCGACGGCGAGAACGTGCTGCTGTTCGGCCCGTTCGCCACCTTCTCCACCAAGTACCTGAAGAACGGCTCGCTGCTCGATATGTTCAGCAGCATGACCACAGACAACTTCATGCCGATGGTCAACGCCGGCATGGACAACTGGTCGCTAAGCACCTACCTGATGGGCCAGCTGATGCTCAGTCAGGAAGACCGCATGGCCTCGCTGCGCGAGTACTTCCCGCAGGCGCAGGACGCCGATTGGGAGCTGATCAATGCTGGCCAGCGCGTGCAGATCATCAAGAAGGATGCCGAGAAGGGCGGCGTACTGCAGTTCGGTACCGAGGTGGTGACCGCTGCCGATGGCAGCATCAGCGCGCTGCTGGGCGCCTCGCCGGGTGCTTCCACCGCTGCACCGATCATGCTGCACCTGATCGAGAAGGCCTTCGCCGACAAGGTCGCCACCCCGGAGTGGCAGGAGCGCCTGAGGGAGATCATCCCGTCCTACGGGCAGAAGCTGAACGACGACCTGGCGCTGACCAACCGCATTCGCCAGTGGAGCAGCGAGCGTCTCGAGCTACAGCACATCGAAGTGGCGCCGGACGTGGAAATGGCCGCCGAGCCCGAGCCGGCTGCCGTGACCCTGTAA
- the plsB gene encoding glycerol-3-phosphate 1-O-acyltransferase PlsB, translating into MTRSPFRRMAFSALRRLLYLWVRSETINQSAFTLKLDRSKPVFYVLQQPSVSDLAVVDRECTKAGLPRPVLPVAVGEHIEPAAFFYLTPEPDWFGRQDKRGISPTLDRVVRALSQHAVDDAQIVPVSVFWGQSPDRETSAWKLLFADSWAVTGRLRRLISILILGRKTRVQFSTPIHLRELVEQDKGQERTLRMVHRILRVHFRNQKAAVIGPDVSHRRNLVKGLVHDPMVRQAIAEEAEREKISLEKAEAQALRYGNEIASDYTYTVIRFLELVLSWFWNKIYDGIKVHNVEGVRDIAQGHEVIYVPCHRSHIDYLLLSYLLFRNGLTPPHIAAGINLNMPVIGGLLRRGGAFFMRRTFKGNPLYTAVFNEYLHTLFSKGFPVEYFVEGGRSRTGRMLRPKTGMLAITLRSFLRSNRLPIVFVPVYIGYERVLEGRTYLGELRGASKKKESIFDLFKVLGALKQRFGQVSVNFGEPIKLAEFLDQQQPGWRQQELAPQYRPAWLNETTNRLGERVARHINEAASINPVNLVALALLSTSKLALDDRALARVLDLYLALLRAVPYSPHTTLPEGDGAALIEHVKGMDLLAEQKDALGKILYLDEQNAVLMTYYRNNVLHIFALPALLASFFQSSARISREQILRYAGALYPYLQSELFIRWEQSELQGVIDQWLAAFVEQGLLKVEGDVYVRPAPSSRQFVLLTLLSRSVAQTLQRFYMAIALLLNAGQNAISAEELEDLCTVMAQRLSILHGLNAPEFFDKSLFRHFIQSLLDQGVLRQDEAGKLSHHPLLSELAEGAAKRVLPAEIRLSIRQVALDRNEDEPAAP; encoded by the coding sequence ATGACCCGCTCCCCCTTCCGCCGCATGGCCTTTAGCGCGCTGCGCCGCCTGCTGTACCTCTGGGTACGCTCGGAAACCATCAACCAGTCCGCCTTCACCCTCAAGCTCGACCGCAGCAAGCCGGTGTTCTACGTGCTGCAGCAGCCCTCGGTGAGCGACTTGGCGGTGGTCGACCGCGAGTGCACCAAGGCCGGCCTGCCGCGCCCGGTGTTGCCGGTAGCGGTCGGGGAACACATCGAACCCGCTGCCTTCTTCTACCTGACGCCGGAGCCGGACTGGTTCGGCCGGCAGGATAAGCGCGGCATTTCGCCGACGCTCGATCGCGTGGTCAGAGCCCTCAGCCAGCATGCTGTGGACGACGCGCAGATCGTGCCAGTCAGCGTATTCTGGGGCCAATCGCCGGATCGCGAGACCAGCGCCTGGAAGCTGCTGTTCGCCGACAGTTGGGCGGTAACCGGGCGCCTGCGCCGGCTGATCAGCATCCTGATTCTCGGGCGCAAGACCCGCGTGCAGTTCTCCACGCCGATTCACCTGCGCGAACTGGTCGAGCAGGACAAGGGCCAGGAGCGCACCCTGCGCATGGTGCACCGCATCCTGCGTGTGCACTTCCGCAACCAGAAGGCCGCGGTGATCGGCCCGGACGTGTCACACCGACGCAACCTGGTCAAGGGCCTGGTGCACGACCCGATGGTGCGCCAGGCGATTGCCGAGGAAGCCGAGCGCGAGAAGATCAGTCTGGAAAAAGCCGAAGCCCAGGCGCTGCGCTACGGCAACGAGATCGCCTCGGACTACACCTACACGGTGATCCGCTTCCTCGAACTGGTGCTGAGCTGGTTCTGGAACAAAATCTACGACGGCATAAAGGTGCACAACGTCGAAGGCGTGCGTGACATCGCCCAGGGCCACGAGGTGATCTACGTGCCCTGTCACCGCAGCCACATCGACTACCTGCTGCTGTCCTACCTGCTGTTCCGCAATGGCCTGACGCCGCCGCACATCGCCGCCGGCATCAACCTCAACATGCCGGTGATTGGCGGCCTGCTGCGCCGTGGCGGCGCCTTCTTCATGCGCCGCACCTTCAAGGGCAACCCGCTGTATACGGCGGTGTTCAACGAATACCTGCACACCCTGTTCAGCAAGGGCTTCCCGGTCGAGTACTTCGTCGAGGGCGGCCGCTCGCGCACCGGGCGCATGCTGCGGCCGAAGACCGGCATGCTGGCCATCACCCTGCGCAGCTTCCTGCGCAGCAATCGCCTGCCCATCGTCTTCGTGCCGGTGTACATCGGCTACGAGCGCGTGCTGGAAGGCCGCACCTACCTGGGCGAACTGCGTGGCGCGAGCAAGAAGAAGGAGTCGATCTTCGACCTGTTCAAGGTGCTCGGCGCGCTCAAGCAGCGCTTTGGCCAGGTCTCGGTGAACTTCGGCGAGCCGATCAAGCTGGCGGAATTCCTCGACCAGCAGCAGCCCGGCTGGCGCCAGCAGGAGCTGGCCCCGCAGTACCGCCCGGCCTGGCTCAATGAAACCACCAATCGCCTCGGCGAGCGCGTGGCGCGTCACATCAACGAGGCGGCGTCAATCAACCCGGTCAACCTGGTGGCCCTGGCGCTGCTGTCCACCAGCAAGCTGGCGCTGGACGACCGCGCCTTGGCCCGTGTGCTCGATCTGTACCTGGCCCTGCTGCGCGCCGTGCCCTACTCGCCGCACACCACATTGCCGGAAGGCGACGGCGCGGCGCTGATCGAGCACGTCAAGGGCATGGACCTGCTGGCCGAGCAGAAGGACGCGCTGGGCAAGATTCTCTATCTGGACGAGCAGAACGCCGTCCTGATGACCTACTACCGCAACAACGTGCTGCACATCTTCGCCCTGCCGGCGCTGCTGGCCAGCTTCTTCCAGAGCAGCGCGCGGATCAGCCGCGAGCAGATCCTGCGCTACGCCGGTGCGCTTTATCCCTATCTGCAGTCCGAGCTGTTCATCCGCTGGGAGCAGAGCGAGCTGCAAGGCGTGATCGACCAGTGGCTGGCGGCCTTCGTCGAACAGGGCCTGCTCAAGGTCGAGGGCGACGTGTACGTGCGCCCGGCGCCCAGCTCGCGCCAGTTCGTGCTGCTGACCTTGCTGTCGCGCTCGGTGGCGCAGACCCTGCAGCGCTTCTACATGGCCATCGCCCTGCTGCTCAACGCCGGGCAGAACGCGATCAGCGCCGAGGAGTTGGAAGACCTGTGTACGGTCATGGCCCAGCGCCTGTCGATCCTGCATGGCCTGAATGCGCCGGAGTTCTTCGACAAGAGCCTGTTCCGCCACTTCATCCAGAGCCTCTTGGATCAGGGCGTGCTGCGCCAGGACGAAGCTGGCAAGCTCAGCCATCACCCGCTGCTCAGCGAGCTGGCCGAAGGCGCTGCCAAGCGCGTGCTGCCGGCCGAGATTCGCCTGTCTATCCGCCAGGTGGCGCTGGATCGCAACGAGGATGAGCCAGCAGCGCCGTGA
- the tnpB gene encoding IS66 family insertion sequence element accessory protein TnpB (TnpB, as the term is used for proteins encoded by IS66 family insertion elements, is considered an accessory protein, since TnpC, encoded by a neighboring gene, is a DDE family transposase.), which produces MMRPDAKVQKVYLYLKPVDFRKSINGLAALVELDIKVEVFNPVLFVFLNRTRSQVKILYWERNGFCLWFKRLEAERFKTKPDAGDEAIELTVNELNWLLDGFCSCFLKINPVLAGFMTDCQPGRCTAELHGVHCPRRQQPLRYAGAGQRLQPGRCRECAGRLLCRRHVQWR; this is translated from the coding sequence ATGATGCGTCCCGACGCCAAGGTGCAGAAGGTCTATCTCTACCTAAAGCCCGTCGATTTCCGCAAATCCATCAACGGCCTGGCCGCTCTGGTCGAGCTGGACATCAAGGTGGAAGTGTTCAACCCCGTGCTGTTCGTGTTCCTCAATCGCACCCGCAGCCAGGTCAAGATCCTCTACTGGGAGCGCAATGGCTTCTGCCTGTGGTTCAAGCGCCTGGAGGCCGAGCGCTTCAAGACCAAGCCCGATGCTGGCGACGAGGCCATCGAACTGACGGTCAATGAACTGAACTGGCTGCTCGACGGCTTCTGCTCCTGCTTCCTGAAAATAAATCCCGTCCTGGCGGGGTTTATGACTGACTGCCAGCCTGGGCGCTGCACTGCTGAGTTACATGGCGTTCACTGCCCACGCCGCCAGCAACCCCTCCGCTACGCAGGAGCTGGCCAGCGGCTACAGCCTGGCCGCTGCCGAGAATGCGCAGGAAGGCTCCTTTGTCGAAGGCACGTGCAGTGGCGATAA
- a CDS encoding AraC family transcriptional regulator, with protein sequence MENLGYTSVPALLKYLRQAEQLGLDIDRALAAAGIQAQDLADNGKRMPSEVHERLLAHLIEVSGDPLFGLHSARFVQPGSWSVLGYIAMNCATLGEAMGRIVPYEKLVGDMGTSRIEAAEDHVRLIWSCRHQAPDVRRHMVENVLASWLLYARWIADSEHSPREVWFEHAQPAGTEQAEYQQLFGCPVRFEQSCNALLVPLDYLGVPLRQADANLLRTLEEHALALMAGLDEDEPLPRRVKNALRLLLKDGLPRKERVAEKFDMTVRTLQRHLQQAGTSYQQILDELRQELAEHYLLRSDLAIQDIACYLGFTESRSFHRSFKSWTGQTPGEFRESRRRDNPLG encoded by the coding sequence ATGGAAAACCTCGGCTATACCTCGGTTCCCGCCCTGCTCAAGTACCTGCGCCAGGCCGAACAGCTCGGCCTGGATATCGACCGCGCGCTCGCGGCAGCCGGTATCCAGGCGCAGGACCTGGCCGACAACGGCAAGCGCATGCCCAGCGAAGTACATGAGCGCCTGCTGGCGCATCTGATCGAGGTGTCCGGCGACCCGCTGTTCGGCCTGCACTCGGCGCGTTTCGTCCAGCCCGGCTCGTGGAGCGTGCTCGGCTATATCGCCATGAACTGCGCCACCCTCGGCGAAGCCATGGGCCGCATCGTGCCTTACGAGAAGCTGGTGGGCGACATGGGCACCAGCCGTATCGAAGCAGCCGAAGATCACGTGCGGCTGATCTGGAGCTGCCGCCATCAAGCGCCGGACGTGCGCCGCCATATGGTCGAGAACGTGCTCGCCTCCTGGCTGCTGTACGCCCGCTGGATCGCCGACTCCGAACATTCACCGCGTGAGGTGTGGTTCGAGCATGCGCAACCGGCAGGCACCGAACAGGCCGAATACCAGCAACTGTTTGGCTGCCCGGTGCGATTCGAACAAAGCTGCAACGCCCTGCTGGTGCCGCTGGACTACCTCGGCGTGCCGCTGCGCCAGGCCGATGCGAACCTGCTGCGCACCCTGGAGGAGCACGCTCTGGCGCTGATGGCCGGGCTGGACGAGGACGAGCCGCTGCCGCGCCGGGTCAAGAACGCCCTGCGCCTGCTGCTCAAGGACGGCCTGCCACGCAAGGAACGGGTGGCGGAGAAGTTCGACATGACCGTGCGCACCCTGCAGCGCCACCTGCAGCAGGCCGGCACCAGCTACCAGCAGATTCTCGACGAGCTGCGCCAGGAACTGGCCGAGCACTACCTGCTGCGCAGCGACCTGGCGATCCAGGACATCGCCTGCTACCTGGGCTTCACCGAATCACGCTCGTTTCACCGCAGTTTCAAGAGCTGGACCGGGCAGACGCCGGGCGAGTTTCGCGAGAGCCGGCGCCGGGACAATCCGCTGGGCTAG
- a CDS encoding FAD-binding oxidoreductase gives MRRWNGWGDEATEVELPAHGEAFLAELVGPGQRLADASLQDVLARVPASRLAPNPLISQDAEVRVRHARGQSLPDWLAMRSGDFGLFPDGVACPESAEQIRELLAWAQQHDVTLIPYGGGTSVAGHINPQVGQRPVLTLSLERMTRLLDIDEDSLIATFGPGANGPQVESQLRARGYTLGHFPQSWELSTLGGWVASRSSGQQSLRYGRIEQLFAGGKLETFAGTLEIPTFPASAAGPDLRELVMGSEGRFGVISEVRVRISRLAEQERFYAVFLPNWQQALSAIRSLAQARVPLSMLRLSNAIETRTQLALAGHPQQIELLEKYLALRGARDGKCMLTFGVTGSRVQNAASLKQARRLLKGFGGVFTGTLLGKKWERNRFRFPYLRHGLWERGYLVDTLETATDWSNVDNLLNKVEASLRDELAADGERVHVFTHLSHVYGEGSSIYTTYVFRPGSDYAEAMARWQRLKAAASRTIAENRGTISHQHGVGRDHAPYLAAEKGELGMATLRSLATHFDPDQRLAPGVLLQD, from the coding sequence ATGCGACGCTGGAACGGATGGGGTGACGAGGCGACCGAAGTGGAACTGCCGGCTCATGGCGAGGCCTTTCTCGCCGAGCTGGTCGGGCCGGGTCAGCGTTTGGCCGACGCCAGCCTGCAGGATGTGCTGGCGCGTGTGCCGGCCTCGCGCCTGGCCCCCAACCCGCTGATCAGCCAGGATGCCGAAGTGCGCGTGCGCCATGCCCGTGGTCAGAGCCTGCCGGACTGGCTGGCGATGCGCTCCGGTGACTTCGGCCTGTTTCCCGATGGCGTCGCCTGCCCGGAAAGTGCCGAGCAGATCCGCGAGCTGCTGGCCTGGGCGCAACAGCATGACGTGACCCTGATCCCCTACGGCGGCGGCACCTCGGTGGCCGGCCATATCAACCCGCAAGTTGGCCAGCGCCCGGTGCTGACCCTGTCGCTGGAGCGCATGACGCGCCTGCTGGATATCGACGAGGACAGCCTGATCGCCACCTTCGGCCCTGGCGCCAATGGCCCGCAGGTGGAAAGCCAGCTGCGCGCGCGTGGCTATACGCTTGGCCATTTTCCGCAGTCCTGGGAGCTGTCGACCCTCGGTGGCTGGGTCGCCAGCCGCTCCAGCGGCCAGCAGTCGCTGCGCTACGGGCGCATCGAGCAACTGTTCGCCGGCGGCAAGCTGGAAACTTTCGCCGGTACCCTGGAGATTCCCACCTTCCCGGCGTCGGCCGCCGGGCCCGACCTGCGCGAGCTGGTAATGGGTTCGGAAGGGCGCTTCGGGGTGATCTCCGAGGTGCGCGTGCGCATCAGTCGCCTGGCCGAGCAGGAGCGTTTCTATGCGGTGTTTTTGCCCAACTGGCAGCAGGCGCTGAGCGCCATTCGCAGCCTGGCCCAGGCGCGCGTGCCGCTGTCCATGCTGCGCCTGTCCAACGCCATCGAAACCCGTACCCAACTGGCCCTGGCCGGTCACCCGCAGCAGATCGAGCTGCTGGAAAAATACCTGGCCCTGCGCGGCGCCCGCGACGGCAAGTGCATGCTGACGTTCGGCGTTACTGGCAGCCGGGTGCAGAACGCCGCCTCGCTGAAACAGGCGCGGCGCCTGCTCAAAGGCTTTGGCGGCGTGTTCACCGGCACCCTGCTGGGCAAGAAATGGGAGCGCAACCGTTTCCGTTTCCCCTATCTGCGTCACGGTCTGTGGGAGCGCGGCTACCTGGTGGACACCCTGGAAACCGCCACTGACTGGTCCAACGTCGATAACCTGCTGAACAAGGTCGAGGCCAGCCTGCGTGACGAACTGGCCGCCGACGGCGAGCGGGTGCACGTGTTCACCCACCTGTCGCACGTTTACGGCGAAGGTTCGAGCATCTACACCACCTACGTATTCCGCCCCGGCAGCGACTACGCTGAGGCCATGGCGCGCTGGCAGCGCTTGAAGGCAGCGGCCAGCCGCACCATCGCTGAGAATCGCGGCACCATCAGCCACCAACACGGTGTGGGTCGCGACCATGCGCCTTACCTAGCCGCAGAGAAGGGCGAGTTGGGCATGGCCACGCTGCGCAGCCTGGCCACGCATTTCGACCCCGACCAGCGCCTGGCGCCTGGCGTGTTGCTGCAGGACTGA
- a CDS encoding glycerol-3-phosphate dehydrogenase/oxidase translates to MEPWNATWRARALPDLAARDWDLLVIGGGICGAGILREAARRGWRCLLLEQRDFAWGTSSRSSKMVHGGLRYVAKGQLGLTRDSVRERQRLLGEAPGLVEPLSFVMPHYRGGFPGPKVFGGLLSLYDALAGKRNHLFYPLQQLRYLAPGIREDGLLGGTRFFDAVTDDARLVQRVLGEARADGGEALNGMRVVELLREAGQVVGVLAEDVETGEQYRLRSCAVAQATGAWADRLRQPGNGRIRPLRGSHLLLPSWRLPVAHAFSFMHAADGRPVFVFPWEGATVIGTTDLDHADDLDTEAAISNEEVDYLLAACAQQFPCAEVMRGDVLSTWAGVRPVVSDGGSALKPSDEKREHALWIEPGSVTLAGGKLTTFRLLALEVLRACAGFVGKPVDDQGGAVFASNMPTPMPTLSPAQQRRLAGRHGRQLGEVLRVIGEVGSDCVAGTNTFWAELAWAAEGELVLHLDDLLLRRTRLGLLLAEGGRAELSRIRVLCQPRMGWSDARWLQEETDYLALWRRCYSLP, encoded by the coding sequence ATGGAACCCTGGAACGCCACCTGGCGCGCACGCGCGCTGCCTGATTTGGCCGCGCGCGACTGGGATCTGCTAGTGATAGGCGGCGGCATCTGCGGCGCCGGCATCCTGCGTGAGGCGGCGCGGCGTGGTTGGCGCTGCCTGTTGCTGGAGCAACGCGACTTCGCCTGGGGTACATCCAGCCGCTCGTCGAAGATGGTGCATGGCGGCCTGCGCTACGTTGCCAAGGGCCAACTGGGGCTGACCCGCGACTCGGTGCGCGAGCGCCAGCGCCTGCTCGGCGAGGCACCGGGGTTGGTGGAACCGCTGAGTTTCGTTATGCCGCATTACCGGGGTGGCTTCCCTGGACCCAAGGTTTTCGGCGGCTTGCTCAGCCTGTACGACGCGCTGGCCGGCAAGCGCAATCACCTGTTCTATCCGCTGCAGCAACTGCGTTACCTGGCGCCCGGTATTCGCGAGGATGGCCTGCTCGGAGGCACGCGCTTCTTCGATGCAGTGACCGACGATGCCCGCCTGGTGCAGCGCGTGCTGGGCGAAGCACGCGCCGATGGCGGCGAGGCGCTCAATGGCATGCGCGTGGTCGAGTTGTTGCGCGAGGCGGGGCAGGTGGTCGGTGTGCTTGCCGAGGATGTGGAAACGGGCGAGCAATACCGCCTACGCAGCTGCGCCGTGGCGCAAGCCACTGGTGCCTGGGCCGATCGCCTGCGCCAGCCTGGCAATGGTCGCATCCGCCCGCTGCGTGGCAGCCATCTGCTGCTGCCGAGCTGGCGCCTGCCGGTGGCACATGCCTTCAGTTTTATGCACGCGGCCGATGGGCGGCCGGTGTTCGTCTTCCCCTGGGAAGGCGCAACGGTGATCGGCACCACCGATCTGGATCATGCGGACGACCTGGACACCGAGGCGGCGATCAGTAACGAGGAGGTCGACTATCTGCTGGCCGCCTGTGCCCAGCAATTTCCGTGCGCCGAAGTGATGCGCGGCGATGTGCTGTCGACCTGGGCCGGCGTGCGCCCTGTGGTGAGCGATGGTGGCAGTGCACTGAAACCCTCCGACGAGAAGCGCGAGCATGCGCTGTGGATCGAGCCGGGCAGCGTGACCCTGGCCGGCGGCAAGCTGACCACCTTTCGTCTGCTGGCGCTGGAGGTGCTGCGAGCCTGTGCCGGGTTCGTCGGCAAGCCGGTGGATGATCAGGGCGGTGCGGTCTTCGCTTCAAATATGCCGACACCGATGCCGACCTTGAGCCCGGCGCAGCAACGCCGTCTGGCCGGGCGCCATGGTCGCCAGTTGGGCGAGGTGCTGCGCGTGATCGGCGAGGTGGGCAGCGATTGCGTCGCGGGTACGAACACCTTCTGGGCCGAGCTGGCCTGGGCCGCCGAGGGCGAGCTGGTGTTGCATCTGGACGACCTGTTGCTACGCCGCACGCGCCTGGGTCTGCTGCTGGCCGAAGGCGGCCGCGCCGAACTGTCGCGTATCCGCGTGCTGTGCCAACCGCGCATGGGCTGGAGCGATGCGCGCTGGCTGCAGGAGGAGACGGATTACCTGGCGTTGTGGCGGCGCTGTTACAGCCTGCCATGA